From Draconibacterium halophilum, one genomic window encodes:
- a CDS encoding ABC-F family ATP-binding cassette domain-containing protein translates to MITVSNLRIQFGKRILFQDVNMKFTAGNCYGVIGANGAGKSTFLKAISKQIDPTTGSITLGSGERLSVLNQDHFAFDEFSVLDTVMKGHSELWNLMKEKDALYMKPDFSEADGIKAGELEEKFGDMGGWNAESDAATLLSNLGIKEQFHYTLMKDMSGNQKVRVLLAQALFGNPDNLLLDEPTNDLDLETVVWLENYLANYENTVLVVSHDRHFLDAISTHTIDIDYNDIKMFAGNYSFWYESSQLALRQQSAQNKKAEEKKKELQEFISRFSANVAKSKQTTSRKKMLEKLNVEDIQPSTRKYPGIIFTPEREAGDRILDVENLSASIDGTTLFRDVEFSTQKGEKIVFLSRDHRAMTAFFEIINGNREADSGTYQWGQTITSAYLPLDNSEFFDSEMTLFDWLCQFTTDTTEIYIRGYLGRMLFAGDEIYKKVNVLSGGEKMRCMIAKMQLLDANALILDTPTNHLDLESIQAFNNNLIKYPGNVFMSSHDHEFISSVCNRIIELTPNGIIDKLMPYDEYIEDEKIHALREKLYTV, encoded by the coding sequence ATGATTACAGTATCGAATTTAAGAATACAGTTTGGAAAACGCATACTATTTCAGGATGTGAACATGAAGTTTACCGCCGGAAATTGTTACGGGGTGATAGGCGCCAACGGTGCAGGCAAATCAACTTTTTTAAAAGCAATTTCGAAGCAGATTGATCCAACAACAGGAAGTATTACTTTAGGCTCGGGCGAGCGACTTTCAGTGTTAAATCAGGACCACTTTGCTTTTGATGAATTCTCCGTTTTGGATACTGTAATGAAGGGTCACTCAGAGCTTTGGAACTTGATGAAAGAGAAAGACGCCCTGTATATGAAACCCGATTTTTCGGAAGCTGACGGTATTAAAGCCGGCGAGCTGGAAGAGAAATTTGGCGATATGGGAGGCTGGAATGCCGAAAGCGATGCCGCTACTTTATTAAGCAACCTCGGTATAAAAGAGCAGTTTCATTATACATTAATGAAAGACATGAGCGGGAACCAGAAAGTTCGTGTTTTGCTGGCGCAGGCTTTGTTTGGTAACCCCGACAACCTACTGCTTGATGAGCCAACCAACGACCTCGACCTGGAAACTGTTGTTTGGCTGGAGAATTACCTGGCCAACTACGAAAATACTGTTTTGGTGGTTTCACACGACCGTCACTTCCTCGATGCTATTTCTACCCATACCATCGATATCGATTATAACGATATAAAAATGTTTGCCGGTAACTATAGTTTCTGGTACGAAAGTAGCCAACTGGCTCTTCGCCAGCAATCGGCACAGAATAAAAAAGCTGAGGAGAAAAAGAAAGAATTGCAGGAATTTATTTCTCGATTTAGTGCCAACGTAGCCAAATCGAAACAAACGACCAGTCGTAAAAAAATGTTGGAGAAATTGAATGTTGAGGACATTCAACCATCAACACGGAAATATCCGGGGATTATCTTCACACCCGAACGCGAAGCCGGCGACCGTATTCTGGATGTGGAGAACCTGAGCGCCAGCATTGATGGCACTACGCTTTTTAGAGACGTGGAATTCTCGACACAAAAAGGAGAAAAAATTGTTTTTCTCTCGCGCGATCACCGTGCAATGACCGCCTTTTTTGAAATTATAAACGGAAACCGTGAAGCCGATTCGGGAACTTACCAATGGGGACAAACCATTACATCGGCATATTTACCGTTGGACAACTCGGAGTTTTTTGATAGCGAAATGACTTTATTCGATTGGTTGTGCCAGTTTACTACCGACACTACCGAAATATATATTCGCGGTTACCTGGGAAGAATGTTGTTTGCCGGCGACGAAATCTACAAAAAGGTAAATGTTCTTTCAGGAGGAGAGAAAATGCGCTGTATGATTGCCAAAATGCAATTGCTCGATGCCAACGCACTTATTTTGGATACGCCAACCAACCACCTCGATCTGGAATCGATTCAGGCATTTAACAACAACCTGATAAAATACCCGGGCAACGTGTTTATGTCGTCGCACGACCACGAGTTTATTTCGTCGGTTTGCAATCGAATTATTGAATTAACACCAAATGGCATAATCGACAAACTAATGCCTTACGATGAATATATTGAGGATGAAAAGATTCATGCCTTGCGCGAGAAACTTTATACTGTTTAA
- a CDS encoding YgiQ family radical SAM protein, which translates to MTENKLHITDWLPTSKKEVKQMGWEELDVILFTGDAYIDHPSFGAAVIGRVLEAEGLRIAIVPQPNWTDDLRDFKKLGKPNLFFAVTAGNMDSMVNHYTAGKRKRSNDAYTPGGQIGKRPDYATITYSKILKDLYPDVPIVIGGIEASLRRLTHYDYWSDRLMSSILADTQADLLFYGMGEKSIVDFARLVKRGIPIDTLTTIPQTVFMTDADEDYATKKNWDELELASHDTCLEDKKEFARNFMHIEEESNKMEAKKLVQRIGDKKVVVNPPWPTFKEKEIDRIYDLPYTRLPHPRYNNKGAIPAYDMIRHSINIHRGCFGGCTFCTISAHQGKFIASRSEKSVLKEVEKVTEMPDFKGYISDLGGPSANMYKMKGIHEEICRKCKRPSCIFPSVCKNLDINHKPMLDLYEKVRHNPKVKKAFIGSGIRYDMILEDTKDKEVNQNNRKYLREVIKHHVSGRLKVAPEHSSDDVLKFMRKPSFKLFEELNQEFIKINKEEKLNQQLIPYFISSHPGSKSEDMANLAIQTKDMDFKLEQVQDFTPTPMTLATVVYYSGYHPYTMENIYTARNKDAKEQQRQFFFWYRKENRNKIIRDLKAKGREDLVKKLFSKKPNKDAK; encoded by the coding sequence ATGACAGAAAACAAACTACATATTACAGACTGGCTCCCCACCTCGAAAAAGGAGGTGAAACAAATGGGCTGGGAAGAACTGGATGTAATTTTATTCACCGGCGACGCTTATATTGATCATCCATCGTTTGGGGCAGCTGTTATTGGACGGGTACTGGAAGCCGAAGGATTGCGCATTGCAATTGTTCCGCAACCCAATTGGACCGACGACCTGCGCGACTTTAAAAAGCTGGGGAAACCCAACCTGTTTTTTGCTGTAACTGCAGGAAATATGGACTCGATGGTAAACCACTACACGGCAGGAAAACGAAAACGGTCGAACGATGCCTACACGCCCGGAGGACAGATTGGAAAACGCCCGGATTATGCCACTATTACTTACTCGAAAATATTAAAAGATTTATATCCTGACGTGCCGATCGTAATTGGTGGAATTGAGGCCTCGTTGCGCCGCTTAACACATTACGACTATTGGTCGGATCGTTTAATGTCCTCGATTTTAGCCGATACACAAGCAGATCTGCTTTTTTATGGTATGGGCGAAAAATCGATTGTAGACTTTGCCCGCCTCGTAAAACGTGGTATTCCTATTGATACTCTTACAACCATTCCGCAAACGGTGTTTATGACCGATGCTGATGAAGACTATGCTACCAAGAAAAACTGGGATGAGCTGGAATTGGCATCGCACGATACATGCCTGGAAGACAAAAAAGAGTTTGCTCGAAACTTCATGCATATTGAAGAGGAATCGAATAAAATGGAGGCCAAAAAGCTGGTGCAACGCATTGGCGATAAAAAAGTGGTCGTAAATCCGCCGTGGCCAACTTTTAAGGAGAAGGAGATCGACCGTATTTACGATTTGCCATACACACGTTTGCCACATCCGCGCTACAATAATAAAGGCGCTATTCCGGCTTACGATATGATCCGGCATTCCATTAACATTCATCGTGGATGTTTTGGCGGTTGTACCTTTTGTACTATTTCGGCCCACCAGGGAAAATTTATTGCCAGCCGTTCCGAGAAATCGGTTTTAAAAGAGGTGGAGAAAGTAACCGAAATGCCCGATTTTAAAGGATACATTTCCGATTTAGGAGGCCCGTCGGCCAACATGTACAAAATGAAAGGTATTCACGAGGAGATCTGCAGAAAATGTAAACGGCCATCGTGCATCTTCCCGTCGGTTTGTAAAAACCTCGATATCAACCACAAACCAATGCTCGATCTTTACGAAAAAGTACGTCATAATCCGAAAGTAAAAAAAGCTTTTATCGGCAGCGGCATTCGTTACGACATGATTTTGGAAGATACCAAAGACAAAGAAGTAAACCAAAACAACCGAAAATACCTGCGCGAGGTCATCAAGCACCACGTTTCCGGACGATTAAAAGTGGCACCGGAACACTCGTCGGACGATGTACTGAAGTTTATGCGAAAACCTTCGTTTAAATTGTTTGAAGAATTAAACCAGGAGTTCATAAAAATAAATAAGGAAGAAAAGCTCAATCAACAACTGATTCCGTATTTCATTTCGAGCCATCCGGGTAGTAAATCGGAAGATATGGCGAATCTTGCTATTCAAACCAAAGACATGGATTTCAAACTGGAACAGGTGCAGGACTTTACTCCCACACCTATGACATTGGCAACTGTAGTTTATTATTCGGGCTACCACCCCTATACAATGGAGAATATCTACACCGCACGAAACAAGGATGCCAAAGAACAACAACGTCAGTTCTTTTTCTGGTACCGAAAAGAAAATCGGAATAAAATTATTCGCGACCTAAAAGCAAAAGGCCGTGAAGACCTCGTTAAAAAGCTCTTCAGTAAAAAACCAAATAAAGACGCTAAATGA
- a CDS encoding radical SAM protein — MIELGLESHLDKTLKSINRGHSFAKAVWAIEETAKRGINNCAHMILGLPGETREELLDQAKAISKLPVKNLKLHQLQIHKGTLLEKQFQQHPENFSLYTADEYIDLVVDYLELLNPAIIVERFISQAPPEMLIAPKWGLKNFEFVAKVEKRLKERDTWQGKGLYKK; from the coding sequence ATGATTGAATTGGGACTGGAATCCCACCTCGACAAAACGCTGAAAAGTATTAACCGCGGACATTCGTTTGCCAAAGCTGTTTGGGCCATTGAAGAAACGGCGAAACGTGGCATTAACAACTGTGCACATATGATTCTTGGTTTGCCGGGCGAAACACGCGAAGAACTACTTGACCAGGCAAAAGCGATATCGAAACTACCGGTAAAAAACCTAAAGTTGCATCAATTGCAGATTCATAAAGGAACTTTGTTGGAGAAGCAGTTTCAGCAACATCCCGAAAATTTTAGCCTTTACACCGCCGATGAATATATCGATCTTGTAGTTGATTACCTGGAGCTTTTAAATCCCGCAATCATTGTTGAACGTTTTATCAGCCAGGCACCACCAGAAATGCTGATTGCACCAAAATGGGGATTAAAGAATTTTGAGTTTGTAGCCAAAGTGGAAAAGCGCTTGAAGGAGCGAGATACTTGGCAGGGGAAGGGGCTTTATAAAAAATAA
- a CDS encoding DUF4197 domain-containing protein, with the protein MKIIRSFTLAVTILLSGCAEVMQIAQQTLEGETPLTRTEIVAGLKQALITGTNNSVSILGAQNGYYKDDLVKIMLPPEADIIVENAGKVPGGEKLLEDVLLHINRAAEDAAKEAAPIFVNSIKNMTINDAVGILKGNDNAATSYLHKTTYDQLFALYQPKIKASVEKKLVGNVSTKESWDTLVGKWNLVAGSFIGQTAGLEEVDTQLEDYLTAKALDGVFIKIAAEEKLIREDPAARVTSLLKKVFGSVDS; encoded by the coding sequence ATGAAAATTATTAGATCATTTACACTAGCCGTAACCATTTTGTTATCAGGCTGTGCCGAAGTTATGCAAATTGCCCAGCAAACGCTTGAAGGAGAAACTCCGTTAACCCGGACAGAAATAGTTGCCGGACTAAAACAAGCATTAATAACAGGAACCAATAACTCAGTAAGTATTTTAGGAGCACAAAACGGTTATTACAAAGATGATCTGGTAAAGATTATGTTACCACCAGAAGCTGATATTATTGTTGAGAATGCAGGGAAAGTGCCGGGTGGCGAAAAGCTACTCGAAGATGTACTTCTGCACATTAACCGCGCTGCCGAAGACGCTGCAAAAGAGGCCGCCCCTATTTTTGTGAACAGCATTAAAAATATGACCATAAACGATGCAGTGGGTATTTTAAAAGGCAATGACAACGCTGCAACGTCGTATTTACATAAAACAACTTACGATCAGCTATTTGCATTGTACCAGCCAAAAATTAAAGCATCGGTTGAAAAAAAATTGGTAGGAAACGTATCGACCAAAGAAAGCTGGGATACACTGGTTGGGAAATGGAACCTGGTTGCCGGCTCATTTATCGGGCAAACGGCAGGTTTGGAAGAAGTTGACACACAGCTGGAAGACTACCTGACGGCCAAAGCTCTTGATGGTGTATTTATTAAGATTGCCGCAGAAGAAAAACTAATCAGGGAAGATCCGGCCGCTCGCGTAACCAGTCTGCTGAAAAAAGTATTTGGCTCAGTCGACAGTTAA
- a CDS encoding YwbE family protein codes for MINQQRKNIKVGSNVAVVKKEHQRSGELTCGIVQRILTNSAIHPHGIKVMLESGEVGRVQKIMQEN; via the coding sequence ATGATTAATCAACAAAGAAAAAATATTAAAGTAGGCTCGAATGTGGCCGTTGTAAAAAAAGAACACCAACGATCAGGCGAATTAACCTGCGGCATCGTTCAACGAATACTGACCAATTCGGCCATTCACCCACACGGAATAAAAGTAATGCTCGAAAGCGGAGAAGTTGGCCGCGTGCAAAAGATTATGCAGGAAAATTAA
- a CDS encoding PAS domain-containing protein: MRLEFKRVEEANDLVNQLIEHHPQAIFLTDHDFKVKYYNHSFQKLSKSDKGDIIGHEFCEIMGCTQRDRLTAKDDGFCKRCQLRDLLSGSNLSELVLIRDFVINNKVKTKHLHIDTHRLVMDGTKYRLVVIEDRTGHTIKSK; this comes from the coding sequence ATGAGATTAGAATTCAAAAGAGTTGAAGAGGCCAACGACCTGGTTAACCAATTGATTGAGCATCATCCACAAGCCATTTTCCTAACCGATCACGATTTTAAAGTAAAGTACTATAATCACTCCTTCCAAAAGTTATCGAAGAGCGATAAGGGAGATATAATTGGACATGAGTTTTGCGAAATTATGGGATGCACGCAGCGCGACAGACTTACGGCAAAAGATGATGGTTTTTGTAAGCGTTGCCAGCTGCGCGACTTACTTTCCGGATCAAACCTTTCGGAATTGGTACTTATTCGCGATTTTGTGATTAACAATAAGGTAAAAACAAAACACCTTCATATTGATACTCACCGTTTAGTGATGGACGGCACAAAATACAGGCTTGTAGTTATCGAAGACCGAACAGGGCATACTATCAAATCAAAATAA
- a CDS encoding DUF4301 family protein, which yields MFSEKDKQQIQERGSQLETVQIQIENFKKGFPYLHIEDAASVGKGIIRLNPEDLKKRGERYDSKIASGTKALKFVPASGAASRMFKALFQALKDFQNEPNEEVLAANRDAAHYVTDLDKFAFAEELKKAVSDAGEPLSAANKLDYLLTEKGLNYGAKPKGLLKFHSYKEGARTPFEEHLVEGAKYAAGKDNKASLHFTVSPEHQPGFEALFAEIKNKYEEQLEIEFDVTFSQQKPSTDTIAVDLKNEPFRNTDGSLLFRPGGHGALIENLNDLDADIIFIKNIDNVVPDRLKQTTIDYKKGLAGVLLKHQEKLFYYQHELNEKHYTALNSRFLAEAANFLENTLNTKPAKNHYYTEREELYQYLKEKYNRPFRVCGMVKNEGEPGGGPFWAINADGTVSLQVVESSQIDPDSVQQQNIVQHATHFNPVDLVCAIKNYKGEKYDLTQFTDPATGFISQKSKDGKELKAQELPGLWNGAMSNWNTLFVEVPIETFNPVKTVNDLLRDQHL from the coding sequence ATGTTCTCAGAAAAAGATAAGCAGCAAATTCAGGAGCGCGGAAGCCAATTGGAAACTGTGCAAATTCAGATAGAAAATTTTAAAAAAGGCTTTCCCTATTTACATATTGAAGATGCCGCCTCGGTGGGAAAAGGTATTATCCGTTTAAATCCCGAAGACTTGAAAAAAAGAGGCGAACGTTACGATTCAAAAATAGCATCGGGGACAAAAGCCTTAAAATTTGTACCGGCATCGGGTGCTGCAAGCCGTATGTTTAAAGCGCTGTTTCAGGCACTGAAAGATTTCCAGAATGAGCCAAATGAAGAAGTTCTTGCAGCTAACCGAGATGCTGCACATTATGTTACCGACCTCGACAAATTTGCTTTTGCCGAAGAGCTAAAGAAAGCTGTATCAGATGCTGGCGAGCCACTTTCGGCCGCAAACAAACTCGATTATCTGTTAACAGAAAAAGGGTTGAATTACGGAGCCAAACCAAAAGGGCTGCTAAAATTCCATTCGTACAAAGAAGGAGCCAGAACACCTTTTGAAGAGCACTTGGTTGAAGGGGCAAAATATGCAGCCGGCAAAGACAATAAAGCAAGCCTGCATTTTACCGTTTCGCCGGAGCACCAGCCGGGTTTTGAAGCCTTGTTTGCTGAAATAAAAAATAAATACGAAGAGCAGCTGGAAATTGAGTTTGATGTAACATTCAGTCAGCAAAAACCATCAACCGATACAATTGCTGTCGATCTGAAAAACGAACCATTCCGAAACACCGATGGCAGTTTACTTTTCCGCCCGGGTGGACACGGTGCTTTAATCGAAAACCTGAACGATCTGGATGCCGATATTATTTTTATTAAAAATATCGACAATGTCGTTCCTGATCGATTGAAACAAACCACCATCGATTATAAAAAAGGGCTGGCCGGAGTGTTGTTAAAACACCAGGAAAAATTGTTCTACTATCAGCACGAATTGAACGAAAAGCATTATACCGCGCTTAATAGTCGTTTTTTGGCCGAAGCAGCCAACTTCCTGGAAAATACCTTGAATACCAAACCAGCCAAAAACCATTATTACACTGAACGCGAAGAACTTTATCAATACCTGAAGGAGAAATATAACCGACCATTTCGTGTGTGTGGAATGGTGAAAAACGAAGGCGAACCCGGCGGCGGACCATTTTGGGCAATTAATGCCGACGGCACGGTGTCGTTGCAGGTAGTTGAAAGCTCACAAATCGATCCGGATAGTGTTCAACAACAAAACATTGTTCAGCACGCCACACACTTTAATCCGGTTGACCTGGTTTGTGCAATAAAAAATTACAAAGGAGAAAAATACGATCTCACCCAATTTACCGACCCGGCAACCGGCTTTATTTCCCAAAAATCGAAAGACGGAAAAGAGCTGAAAGCACAAGAGCTACCGGGTTTATGGAACGGAGCAATGAGCAACTGGAACACCCTTTTTGTTGAGGTTCCGATTGAAACATTTAATCCTGTAAAAACGGTGAACGATTTGTTACGCGATCAACACCTGTAA